A single Arachidicoccus sp. BS20 DNA region contains:
- a CDS encoding efflux RND transporter permease subunit — translation MLRKFITRPVLATVISIILVILGLVGLFTLPITRFPEIAPPTVEVTTTYTGASGDVIARTVAPPLEDAINGVENMTYMTSTSSNDGTLTIDVYFTLGTDPDQAAVNVQNRVSQATSQLPAEVTQYGITTVKKQNSIVRMMTIYSDNKKMDETFLQNYAKINIVPELKRVTGVGQAQVFGVKDYSMRVWLNPERMAAYKLTPQEVMGAIQDQNLEAAPGRFGQNSSEAMEYVIRYKGKLFVPSDYENIIIRANKDGSVLKLKDVARIEFGSFNYSSDAKYGDAPTCAIAIYQTSGSNANEIEVNLEKTMERLSKSFPAGVKYSVPYSSKKSLDESIEQVVHTLIEAFVLVFIVVFLFLQDFRSTLIPAIAVPVSIVGTFFFMQLFGFSINMLTLFALVLAIGIVVDDAIVVVEAIHAKMEHRHLPPKTASVHTMSEITGALVSITLVMSAVFLPVGFMKGPTGVFYRQFAFTLAIAIIISAVNALTLSPALCALFLRPPHDYTDEKGVFHAVPKKKFGKRFFDAFNIGFQKLTNRYVYSIVFLLKKKWIAVIMLLAIVAGFAYMTKTTPTGFIPDEDQGFLIATVTLPSGASLDRTTEVINEAQKMIEGQPYIKKVLSISGINLLNNTSSPSSGILMLQLKDLKERGKVSDVNQIAGQLQGMLGSITKASFFVLSFPTVPGFGTTSGIEMVLQDRTGGSLSKFNNVAQQFIGQLMQRPEIQFAFTTFNTNFPQYEMEVNDEKAKQLGVNVKDLITVMQTYYGSMQASDFNRFGKYYRVMIQSEIADRKDLASLNGIFVKNSLGEMVPVNTLITMKKVYGTEAVDHFNMFNSISLTVSPKQGYSTGQTLKAIQEVAAKNLPNGYTTDFKGMSREEQSAGSSSAIIFALCIVFVYLLLSAQYESYILPLAVILSIPTGLLGVFVGVHLGGLNNNIYVQVAMIMLIGLLAKNAILIVEFALQRRRAGKSIIASAVEGARARLRPIIMTSFAFIVGLLPLLRAIGPSALGNHSIGWAAVFGMLFGIVFGVFLIPVLFVIFEYFQEKASGPPTNKDIDFDINKLNITEAHS, via the coding sequence ATGTTGAGAAAATTTATTACAAGACCGGTACTTGCTACCGTTATTTCTATCATATTAGTCATTTTGGGATTGGTTGGTTTATTTACATTGCCCATTACCAGATTTCCCGAAATAGCGCCGCCAACTGTGGAAGTTACCACGACTTACACCGGCGCGAGTGGCGATGTTATTGCCCGAACGGTAGCGCCGCCATTGGAAGATGCCATTAACGGCGTGGAAAACATGACGTATATGACATCCACTTCCAGCAACGATGGCACACTTACTATAGACGTTTATTTTACTTTGGGAACTGACCCTGACCAGGCAGCCGTAAACGTGCAAAACAGGGTTTCTCAGGCAACAAGTCAATTACCGGCGGAAGTAACGCAATACGGTATTACTACGGTAAAAAAGCAAAACAGCATTGTCCGTATGATGACAATTTATTCGGACAATAAGAAAATGGACGAAACTTTTTTGCAGAACTATGCGAAAATCAATATCGTGCCGGAACTGAAGCGTGTCACTGGCGTAGGGCAGGCGCAGGTTTTCGGCGTGAAGGATTATTCGATGCGCGTATGGCTCAATCCCGAAAGAATGGCGGCTTATAAACTTACGCCGCAGGAAGTAATGGGAGCCATACAAGATCAAAATCTGGAAGCCGCACCGGGACGCTTCGGGCAAAACTCTTCGGAAGCAATGGAATATGTTATCCGTTACAAAGGGAAACTATTTGTTCCTTCCGACTATGAAAACATCATCATCCGTGCAAATAAAGACGGTTCGGTATTGAAGCTGAAAGATGTGGCAAGGATAGAATTCGGCTCGTTCAACTATTCGTCCGACGCTAAATACGGCGATGCGCCTACTTGTGCAATTGCGATATACCAGACATCCGGGTCGAACGCAAATGAAATCGAAGTAAACCTTGAAAAGACTATGGAACGGTTATCTAAATCGTTTCCCGCAGGTGTCAAGTATTCCGTTCCATACAGCTCAAAAAAATCACTGGATGAATCTATTGAACAAGTGGTGCACACTTTAATAGAAGCATTTGTGCTGGTGTTTATAGTCGTGTTTTTGTTTTTGCAGGATTTTCGTTCAACGCTTATCCCGGCAATTGCCGTTCCGGTATCCATTGTAGGTACATTTTTCTTCATGCAGCTTTTCGGTTTTTCTATTAATATGCTGACGCTGTTTGCGCTTGTGTTGGCTATCGGGATAGTGGTGGACGATGCGATAGTAGTAGTAGAAGCCATTCATGCGAAAATGGAACACCGGCATTTGCCGCCCAAAACGGCATCTGTTCATACCATGAGTGAGATTACCGGTGCATTGGTTTCCATCACGCTGGTAATGTCGGCTGTGTTTTTGCCCGTCGGATTTATGAAAGGTCCCACCGGCGTGTTTTACCGGCAATTTGCATTTACATTGGCAATCGCTATCATTATTTCGGCTGTGAATGCCTTAACCTTAAGTCCCGCGCTTTGCGCTTTGTTCCTGCGCCCGCCGCATGACTATACCGATGAAAAAGGTGTATTTCACGCCGTTCCGAAAAAGAAATTCGGCAAGCGTTTTTTCGATGCGTTCAATATCGGTTTTCAGAAGTTGACTAATCGTTATGTGTATTCAATAGTATTTCTGCTAAAGAAAAAATGGATTGCGGTAATAATGCTGTTAGCGATTGTTGCGGGATTTGCTTATATGACAAAAACCACACCCACAGGATTTATTCCCGATGAAGACCAGGGGTTTCTTATAGCCACCGTAACGCTGCCGTCGGGCGCTTCGCTCGACAGAACGACTGAAGTGATAAATGAAGCACAAAAAATGATAGAAGGTCAACCTTATATTAAAAAAGTGCTTTCTATATCGGGCATAAACTTACTGAACAATACAAGCTCGCCGTCTTCGGGAATTCTGATGCTTCAACTGAAAGATTTGAAGGAGCGTGGTAAGGTTTCGGATGTTAACCAAATTGCCGGACAATTGCAGGGAATGCTTGGCAGCATTACCAAAGCATCGTTCTTTGTGTTGAGTTTCCCCACCGTTCCCGGCTTTGGTACAACGAGTGGCATAGAAATGGTATTGCAGGACAGAACGGGCGGCAGCCTCAGCAAATTCAACAATGTGGCCCAACAGTTTATCGGGCAACTGATGCAACGCCCCGAAATACAATTTGCATTTACCACCTTCAATACCAACTTCCCGCAATACGAAATGGAAGTGAACGACGAGAAAGCAAAGCAACTTGGCGTAAATGTAAAAGACCTGATTACCGTAATGCAGACGTATTATGGCAGTATGCAGGCTTCTGATTTCAACCGCTTCGGTAAATATTACAGAGTGATGATTCAGTCCGAAATTGCCGACAGAAAAGACCTCGCCAGCCTCAACGGGATTTTTGTAAAAAATTCGCTTGGAGAAATGGTTCCTGTCAACACACTCATTACCATGAAGAAAGTTTACGGAACGGAAGCGGTTGACCACTTTAATATGTTCAACTCTATCAGTCTTACGGTTTCTCCAAAACAAGGTTACAGCACGGGGCAGACCTTAAAAGCCATCCAGGAAGTTGCCGCTAAAAACTTGCCGAACGGTTACACAACAGACTTTAAAGGTATGAGTCGCGAAGAGCAATCTGCGGGAAGTTCTTCGGCAATTATTTTCGCGCTCTGTATTGTTTTCGTTTACTTGTTACTTTCGGCACAGTACGAAAGTTATATTCTTCCGTTAGCAGTTATTTTGTCTATTCCTACGGGTTTGCTCGGCGTGTTTGTGGGCGTGCATTTGGGTGGATTGAACAATAATATTTATGTACAGGTAGCAATGATTATGCTCATTGGGCTGCTGGCAAAAAATGCCATTCTTATTGTAGAATTTGCCTTGCAAAGACGACGTGCTGGCAAAAGCATTATAGCATCGGCGGTAGAGGGTGCAAGAGCGAGGCTGCGCCCGATTATTATGACATCTTTTGCCTTTATCGTAGGGTTATTGCCGTTGTTGCGTGCTATTGGTCCGTCGGCGCTGGGTAATCATTCCATCGGTTGGGCGGCAGTTTTCGGAATGCTTTTCGGTATTGTTTTCGGCGTGTTTTTGATACCTGTTCTCTTTGTGATATTTGAATATTTTCAGGAGAAAGCATCAGGTCCGCCCACAAACAA
- a CDS encoding efflux RND transporter periplasmic adaptor subunit, with the protein MSTSIRRAIFMPAVFLFVLLIAGCGNHNQANQQVQAAQSLPVTTVQMADANDTLQYAASIQGIANVEIRPQVSGYLSRILTEEGAFVKAGQTLFEIDDRPYQQQLANAQAALKSEEANLLSAKLEVDKQQPLVENKVVAPINLKTAQAAYEAAQANVAQAKAAVQSAQINLNFCRIQSPVSGYVGSIPHKRGSLVSSQDAAALTTVSDIHNVYAYFSMGEDGYLNFQNKYAGNSISEKIKHTPAVLLQLSNGDLYRDSGRIQLVEGQFDANTASIQFRAIFPNAGSLLRTGNTGTILIPEHTNNAVLVPIASTTDLQDKVFVWRVDEQNKVHQAILTVKGKSGVYYIISDGIKSGDKIVESGFDRLSEGAAIVPSVSKAK; encoded by the coding sequence ATGAGTACATCAATCCGGAGAGCTATTTTTATGCCTGCTGTTTTCCTTTTTGTCCTATTGATTGCAGGGTGTGGAAATCATAATCAGGCGAATCAACAAGTGCAGGCAGCGCAATCTTTACCCGTTACAACAGTACAAATGGCAGATGCAAATGATACGCTGCAATATGCAGCCTCCATACAAGGCATTGCCAATGTGGAAATAAGACCGCAAGTGTCGGGCTATCTCAGCCGCATTTTGACGGAAGAAGGCGCATTTGTAAAAGCAGGACAAACGCTTTTTGAAATAGACGACAGACCTTATCAGCAACAGCTTGCCAACGCACAGGCTGCATTAAAATCGGAGGAAGCAAATTTATTATCTGCAAAACTGGAAGTTGATAAACAACAGCCATTGGTAGAAAACAAAGTAGTTGCTCCCATCAATTTAAAGACTGCACAAGCCGCTTATGAGGCAGCACAGGCAAATGTGGCACAGGCAAAAGCGGCTGTACAGTCTGCACAAATCAATTTGAACTTCTGTCGCATACAATCGCCTGTAAGCGGTTATGTGGGCAGCATTCCGCATAAGCGCGGAAGCCTGGTTAGTTCGCAGGACGCAGCCGCATTAACTACGGTTTCCGATATACACAATGTGTATGCTTACTTCAGCATGGGCGAAGACGGGTACCTTAACTTTCAGAACAAATACGCCGGAAATTCCATCTCCGAAAAAATCAAACATACGCCTGCTGTTTTATTGCAATTGTCCAACGGGGATTTATATAGAGATTCCGGACGCATACAGCTTGTAGAAGGGCAGTTTGACGCCAATACCGCTTCCATACAATTCCGGGCAATATTTCCCAACGCCGGCAGCTTGTTACGTACGGGAAACACAGGTACCATATTGATTCCCGAACATACAAATAACGCTGTACTTGTGCCCATTGCATCCACTACCGATTTACAGGATAAAGTATTTGTGTGGCGTGTGGATGAACAAAATAAAGTCCACCAGGCAATTCTTACCGTAAAAGGAAAAAGCGGCGTGTATTATATTATTTCCGACGGTATAAAATCCGGAGATAAAATTGTGGAATCGGGCTTTGACAGACTTAGCGAAGGCGCGGCAATTGTCCCGTCTGTGTCCAAAGCCAAATAG
- a CDS encoding helix-turn-helix domain-containing protein, giving the protein MKKNEYLNVGIFSEKSLAPLVDNKNFVLLWLDEGSAEIIFNFQPLRLKTKKLYVLGPESVSRINKSKGIKGGVLVFSIDFLQMDGKDYTSDIFRLFFVLIENPVVDISTEQFKEFRIIALLLYKEYTKPNASIQILHSYLKILMLTLMRAQHLDASIPKLNLQRVHDFFLLLFNHSKEEKSVTFYARQLNISAKRLNQILHIFTHHSASYFIHEHLIIEAKRQLVTGKYSVKEVSDYLGFEDRAYFSRFFKKKTGVPPEQFSLLYYKNQ; this is encoded by the coding sequence ATGAAAAAGAATGAATACTTAAATGTGGGCATATTCTCGGAAAAGTCGCTCGCACCTTTAGTCGATAATAAAAATTTTGTTTTGCTCTGGCTGGATGAAGGCAGCGCAGAGATTATTTTCAATTTTCAACCGCTCCGGTTAAAGACAAAGAAATTGTATGTTTTAGGTCCTGAAAGTGTAAGCAGGATAAACAAAAGCAAAGGTATAAAAGGTGGTGTTCTGGTTTTCTCCATTGATTTTTTACAGATGGATGGCAAGGATTATACGAGCGACATATTTCGATTGTTTTTCGTACTTATAGAAAATCCTGTAGTCGACATCAGCACAGAGCAATTTAAAGAATTTAGAATTATTGCACTTTTACTTTACAAAGAATACACTAAGCCAAATGCCTCCATACAGATTTTGCATTCTTATTTAAAAATACTCATGCTGACGCTGATGCGCGCACAACATTTGGATGCAAGCATTCCCAAGCTCAACCTCCAGAGAGTACACGACTTTTTTCTTTTGTTGTTCAACCATTCCAAAGAAGAAAAAAGCGTTACGTTTTATGCACGACAGCTCAACATTTCCGCAAAGCGTTTAAACCAAATATTGCACATATTTACGCACCATAGCGCCTCTTACTTCATACACGAGCATTTAATAATAGAAGCAAAAAGACAATTAGTTACCGGCAAATATTCAGTCAAAGAAGTTTCGGATTATTTAGGCTTTGAAGACCGCGCATATTTCAGTCGATTTTTCAAAAAGAAAACAGGCGTTCCACCGGAACAATTCAGCCTGTTGTATTACAAAAATCAATAA
- a CDS encoding S8 family serine peptidase yields the protein MVKRFLFPAMAGILVAGVSHAQMKQIPRDWHMLDYSKDSIYGISANRAYDELLKGKTSQKVIVAVVDAGADTLQEDLKNVIWHNPKEIPGDGIDNDKDGYTDDYYGWNFIGGKSDTSNVTKDSYIVDRVYFRYKSLFENVKDIKEVKKKDLYNYKEWLRAKELELKTQSPQAKEAADLQRITDLLPQIEDFKKTLVKDTFTLDDVKAYEPLDRRTSAEKQIYTILFQRVAANTNNYELPAALNKLIDSLKNASVLPTTPPIDYRGNVVKDDYNDFNDKYYGNANISAGDVMHGTHVSGIIGAERNNGVGIDGIADNVALMELRAVPDGDEHDKDIAEAIRFAVDHGAKVINMSFGKPLSPQRKWVEDAFRYAQQHDVLLVHAAGNDGEDLMENPNYPTQYFEKDTAKSFDNMITVGASGPIEPLLVAEFSNFNAQAVDVFAPGLQIYSTLPGKSEYGPLSGTSMASPVVAGIAAVLRSYFSSLTAPQVKQIIMQSVTPIDFPVVNPATGKQVSMKSLCVTGGIVNLYNAVKLAEQETKK from the coding sequence ATGGTAAAAAGATTTTTGTTTCCTGCAATGGCAGGAATTTTGGTAGCAGGCGTTTCACATGCGCAGATGAAACAAATTCCGCGCGACTGGCACATGCTTGATTATTCCAAAGACAGTATTTACGGCATTAGTGCAAACAGAGCCTATGACGAATTGTTGAAAGGAAAAACTTCTCAAAAAGTGATTGTTGCTGTCGTAGATGCAGGTGCAGATACTTTGCAGGAGGATTTGAAAAATGTGATATGGCACAATCCGAAAGAAATTCCCGGCGATGGTATCGACAACGATAAAGACGGCTATACAGACGATTATTACGGTTGGAATTTCATCGGCGGAAAAAGTGATACATCCAACGTAACAAAAGATTCTTACATCGTGGACCGCGTTTATTTCCGGTATAAATCTTTGTTTGAAAATGTGAAAGACATTAAGGAGGTAAAGAAAAAAGATTTGTATAATTATAAAGAATGGCTTCGCGCGAAAGAACTGGAACTGAAAACTCAATCGCCGCAGGCGAAAGAAGCCGCAGATTTGCAGAGAATCACAGACCTGCTTCCGCAAATCGAAGATTTTAAAAAGACACTGGTAAAAGATACTTTCACATTGGATGACGTTAAGGCGTACGAACCGCTTGACAGAAGAACGAGTGCTGAAAAACAAATTTATACAATCCTGTTTCAGAGGGTAGCCGCGAACACGAATAACTATGAGCTTCCTGCGGCACTAAACAAACTGATTGACAGTCTGAAAAATGCAAGTGTTTTGCCTACAACTCCGCCAATCGATTACAGGGGCAATGTGGTAAAAGACGATTACAACGATTTCAACGATAAGTATTATGGCAACGCCAATATTTCCGCAGGAGATGTAATGCACGGAACACACGTATCGGGCATCATTGGTGCAGAACGCAATAATGGTGTAGGCATCGATGGTATTGCAGATAATGTTGCTTTGATGGAACTGCGCGCAGTGCCCGACGGCGACGAGCATGATAAAGATATTGCGGAGGCTATTCGTTTTGCGGTTGACCACGGAGCAAAAGTGATTAACATGAGTTTTGGTAAGCCTCTATCGCCGCAACGCAAATGGGTGGAAGATGCTTTTCGTTATGCGCAGCAGCACGATGTTTTACTTGTGCACGCAGCCGGCAATGATGGGGAAGATTTGATGGAAAATCCGAATTATCCCACGCAATATTTCGAAAAAGACACTGCCAAATCGTTCGACAATATGATAACCGTAGGCGCAAGCGGACCGATCGAGCCTTTGCTGGTGGCAGAGTTTTCCAACTTCAATGCGCAGGCGGTAGATGTGTTTGCGCCGGGGTTGCAGATATATTCCACGCTTCCGGGCAAAAGCGAGTATGGACCGTTGAGCGGAACAAGTATGGCATCGCCGGTGGTGGCGGGCATCGCAGCTGTTTTGCGCTCTTATTTTTCTTCGCTTACTGCACCTCAGGTAAAACAGATTATTATGCAATCGGTAACGCCGATAGATTTCCCGGTTGTTAATCCTGCAACGGGCAAGCAGGTATCCATGAAATCACTGTGTGTGACAGGAGGTATAGTTAACTTATACAACGCCGTAAAACTGGCAGAACAGGAAACTAAAAAATAA
- a CDS encoding bifunctional heptose 7-phosphate kinase/heptose 1-phosphate adenyltransferase, with amino-acid sequence MTIQEIFNSFSTLKVAVLGDIMLDTYCWGNIERISPEAPVPIVALEKEEYRIGGAGNVALNLTALGANVDVFSVSGDDVQAKTLLKLMSEKNIGTENIIKISQRPTTNKMRIIARNQQVMRLDSEVTTDINEGLVNELLEKLSSYIAQKQPQLLILEDYNKGVLTKSLIEKSIALAKANNVIVTVDPKHKNFFAYQNADIFKPNLKEVKEALHISQDKIDAGSLSAIHQSLREKLQHQISFITLSEKGVFFQQKDNLPQIIPAKIRNIADVSGAGDTVIAVLSAVYTITGNILFAAEIANIAGGLVCETVGTVAIDKEQLLKECSILNL; translated from the coding sequence TTGACGATACAGGAAATATTCAACAGTTTTTCAACGCTAAAAGTTGCCGTACTCGGCGATATAATGCTCGACACATATTGCTGGGGAAATATCGAACGAATTTCTCCTGAAGCACCTGTGCCGATTGTTGCGCTGGAAAAAGAAGAATACCGCATTGGCGGCGCGGGAAATGTAGCGCTGAATTTAACGGCGCTCGGCGCAAACGTAGATGTGTTCTCTGTTTCGGGCGACGATGTACAGGCAAAAACTTTGCTAAAGTTGATGAGTGAAAAAAATATCGGGACAGAAAATATCATCAAAATATCACAACGACCTACCACTAATAAAATGCGCATCATCGCACGAAACCAACAGGTAATGCGCCTCGACAGTGAAGTTACAACAGATATTAATGAAGGGTTAGTAAATGAACTGCTGGAAAAATTGTCGTCTTATATTGCTCAAAAACAACCGCAACTATTGATTTTGGAAGATTATAATAAAGGCGTTCTTACAAAATCGTTAATCGAGAAATCCATTGCGCTTGCAAAAGCAAATAATGTAATTGTAACCGTTGACCCTAAGCATAAGAACTTTTTCGCTTACCAAAATGCAGATATTTTCAAACCGAATTTAAAAGAAGTAAAAGAAGCGTTGCATATTTCTCAGGACAAAATTGATGCAGGAAGCTTATCTGCAATTCATCAATCTTTACGGGAAAAATTGCAGCATCAAATATCGTTCATCACACTGTCGGAAAAAGGTGTTTTCTTTCAACAGAAGGATAATTTACCGCAAATCATCCCTGCGAAAATTCGCAATATTGCAGACGTAAGTGGCGCCGGAGATACAGTAATAGCAGTACTTTCAGCAGTTTATACCATTACTGGAAATATTTTATTTGCAGCCGAAATTGCGAATATTGCAGGCGGTTTAGTGTGTGAGACTGTGGGTACAGTTGCAATTGATAAAGAACAATTATTGAAGGAATGCAGCATTTTAAATCTATAA
- a CDS encoding ROK family protein, translated as MATQKISKILSIDIGGTHIKTSVLSKNGKLLSEYKKLPTPQPATPEAVVETIKTLTKGLEFDVISAGFPGYIKNGVAITAPNLGTEYWNNISLADLLTKTFSKPARVVNDADMQGLGLVSGKGFEMVVTLGTGFGTAFLKDGELLPHLELAHHPIKGKKDYDAFIGEKALKKLGKKKWNKNLQFILSVLKTVFNYDTLYLGGGNAEKINFKLDDNIKVVTNIEGIDGGAKLWKQ; from the coding sequence ATGGCTACACAAAAAATCTCCAAAATTTTATCCATTGACATAGGCGGTACGCATATCAAAACCTCAGTTTTAAGCAAAAACGGAAAACTATTATCCGAATACAAAAAGCTGCCAACGCCGCAGCCCGCAACGCCCGAAGCGGTTGTCGAAACAATAAAAACGTTGACGAAAGGTTTGGAATTTGATGTGATTTCTGCCGGATTTCCGGGTTATATCAAAAACGGTGTCGCAATTACTGCGCCTAATTTGGGAACGGAATATTGGAATAATATTTCACTTGCAGATTTACTTACCAAAACTTTTTCAAAACCCGCACGTGTGGTAAACGATGCGGATATGCAGGGCTTGGGTTTGGTTTCGGGTAAAGGCTTTGAAATGGTGGTAACGCTTGGAACGGGTTTCGGTACAGCATTCCTGAAAGATGGAGAACTATTGCCGCATCTGGAACTTGCGCATCATCCGATTAAAGGAAAAAAAGATTACGATGCGTTTATAGGCGAAAAAGCATTGAAGAAACTCGGCAAGAAAAAATGGAATAAGAACCTGCAATTTATCTTGTCTGTATTAAAAACGGTATTCAATTATGATACCTTATATCTCGGCGGCGGCAATGCAGAAAAAATCAATTTCAAACTGGACGACAATATTAAAGTTGTTACCAACATCGAAGGCATTGACGGCGGCGCGAAGCTGTGGAAACAGTAA
- a CDS encoding (Fe-S)-binding protein has protein sequence MHIASQFIFVLVLLAAIFLFAKKCRYIRRNILLGRDEDISDHKNQRIKNVILLAFGQKKMFRNPLVAVLHLFVYAGFIIINIEIVEIILDGILGYHRLFAGIGSLYIFLINAFEVLALLVLVSCIVFLIRRNLVRVKRLVSKDLKGFPKTDANTILITEIILMSLFLIMNSCDTLLNFRGVEEYTNTPTSRFIVSSLLHPLFHGLSNHSLIVIERSAWWLHIVGIFAFLNYLPYSKHLHIILAFPNAYYASLDPKGEMKNMPEIQQEVLYAMQPELAPTAASEEPNKKFGAKDVFDLSWKNLLDAYTCTECGRCSSACPANVTGKALSPRTIMMKTRDRLEEVGQNILKNKTFTDDGKSLLRDYISEEELNACTTCNACVQECPVSISPLDIILQMRRYLVMEESKAPDEWNAMFSNIENNFAPWKFSPDERFNWNA, from the coding sequence ATGCACATCGCCTCACAATTCATATTTGTTTTAGTACTGTTAGCAGCAATTTTTTTGTTTGCAAAAAAATGTCGCTACATCCGAAGAAATATTTTATTAGGCAGAGATGAGGACATCTCTGACCATAAAAATCAACGCATCAAAAACGTGATTCTGCTTGCGTTTGGGCAAAAGAAAATGTTCCGAAATCCTTTGGTGGCAGTACTACACCTCTTTGTTTATGCCGGTTTCATTATTATCAACATAGAAATTGTAGAAATAATTTTAGACGGCATTCTTGGTTATCATCGCTTGTTTGCTGGCATTGGAAGCTTGTATATTTTTCTCATCAATGCTTTTGAAGTGTTGGCTTTGCTCGTGTTGGTTTCCTGTATTGTTTTTTTAATAAGAAGAAACCTTGTTCGCGTGAAACGCTTAGTCAGCAAGGATTTGAAAGGTTTTCCAAAAACAGATGCCAACACCATTTTGATTACCGAAATTATTTTAATGTCATTGTTTTTGATAATGAACAGTTGCGACACCTTGTTGAATTTTCGCGGTGTGGAAGAATATACGAATACGCCTACCAGCCGGTTTATCGTTTCATCATTGCTACATCCTTTGTTCCACGGATTGAGTAATCATTCATTAATCGTTATCGAGCGAAGTGCCTGGTGGCTGCATATTGTGGGCATTTTTGCTTTCTTAAATTATCTTCCTTATTCCAAGCATTTGCACATTATTCTCGCTTTTCCGAATGCGTATTATGCGTCATTAGACCCGAAAGGCGAAATGAAAAATATGCCCGAAATCCAGCAGGAAGTTTTATACGCCATGCAGCCGGAACTCGCGCCAACAGCGGCTTCCGAAGAACCGAATAAAAAGTTTGGTGCGAAAGATGTGTTTGATTTGAGCTGGAAAAATTTGCTTGACGCTTACACTTGTACCGAATGCGGAAGATGCTCATCAGCTTGCCCGGCAAACGTTACCGGCAAAGCCTTAAGTCCAAGAACAATTATGATGAAAACGCGCGACCGGCTGGAAGAAGTTGGTCAAAACATTCTCAAGAATAAAACATTTACAGACGATGGAAAATCCTTGCTGCGCGATTATATTTCGGAGGAAGAATTAAATGCATGTACGACTTGTAATGCTTGCGTGCAGGAATGTCCCGTAAGCATTTCGCCGTTGGATATTATTCTGCAAATGCGTCGATATTTAGTCATGGAAGAAAGCAAAGCGCCTGACGAATGGAACGCGATGTTCAGCAATATTGAAAACAACTTTGCACCCTGGAAATTCAGTCCTGACGAGCGTTTTAACTGGAATGCGTGA
- a CDS encoding MBL fold metallo-hydrolase — translation MKLYSIDTELFKLDGGAMFGVVPKTLWNKLLPADDNNLCTLAMRLLLIEDEGRLILIDTGIGNKQDEKFFSHYYLDKENTLDKSLSKYGFSKDDITDVFLTHLHFDHVGGAVDLVDDKLIPAFKNATYWSNETHCKWATQPNAREKASFLKENILPLQESGKLQFLRVPYHNEELLSFTKNISIRFSYGHTKAMMLPQINYKTKTIVYMADLIPTAAHFSLPYIASYDVFPLDSMTEKESFLNEALGNNYILFFEHDATVECCTIQKNEKNKIVIKEQFSVSDI, via the coding sequence ATGAAACTATATTCAATCGATACGGAACTTTTTAAATTGGACGGCGGCGCCATGTTTGGCGTTGTTCCTAAGACTTTATGGAATAAATTATTGCCTGCGGACGACAATAATTTGTGCACTTTGGCAATGCGGTTATTATTGATTGAAGATGAAGGAAGATTGATTTTAATTGACACAGGAATCGGTAACAAACAGGACGAAAAATTCTTCAGTCATTATTATCTCGACAAAGAAAATACATTGGACAAATCGTTGTCGAAATATGGTTTTTCCAAAGACGACATTACCGACGTTTTTCTCACGCATTTGCATTTCGACCATGTAGGCGGCGCAGTCGATTTGGTCGATGACAAATTAATTCCCGCTTTTAAAAACGCGACCTATTGGAGCAATGAAACACACTGTAAATGGGCAACACAGCCCAATGCAAGAGAAAAAGCATCTTTCTTAAAAGAAAATATTTTGCCCTTGCAGGAAAGCGGGAAATTGCAATTTTTAAGAGTTCCGTATCATAATGAAGAACTGTTGTCTTTTACAAAAAACATATCCATTCGTTTTTCTTACGGACATACAAAAGCAATGATGTTACCGCAAATCAATTATAAAACTAAAACAATAGTTTATATGGCAGATTTGATTCCGACAGCGGCACATTTTTCCCTGCCTTATATTGCGAGTTACGATGTGTTTCCATTGGACTCGATGACAGAAAAAGAATCTTTTCTGAATGAAGCGTTGGGCAATAATTATATTTTATTTTTTGAGCATGATGCAACTGTTGAATGTTGCACGATTCAAAAAAATGAAAAAAATAAAATCGTTATAAAAGAACAATTTTCCGTTTCTGATATTTAA